Proteins found in one Quercus robur chromosome 2, dhQueRobu3.1, whole genome shotgun sequence genomic segment:
- the LOC126714042 gene encoding transcription factor MYB114-like translates to MEGSFGVRKGAWTEEEDILLKQCIQKYGEGKWHLVPVSAGLNRCRKSCRLRWLNYLKPNIKRGNFAADEVDLMLRLHKLLGNRWSLIAGRLPGRTANDVKNYWNTHLLKKGSSHITKLKEKPQDMVKVNVIKPQPWTFSKNLTWLSGKPAIVGSFQKKEDIRDISQTPMQSESRINWWESLSNCGELDERATCTQCGRLNEVPKETFWAEEMVPEAKVVGDTLDEDVLNYWGDLSLDMDLWEVLNAE, encoded by the exons GGCTCTTTTGGTGTGAGAAAAGGTGCATGGACTGAGGAGGAAGATATTCTACTTAAGCAGTGCATTCAGAAGTACGGTGAAGGAAAATGGCACCTGGTTCCTGTCAGTGCAG GCTTAAATAGATGTAGGAAAAGCTGCAGACTGAGGTGGTTGAACTACCTGAAGCCAAATATCAAGAGAGGAAACTTCGCCGCAGACGAAGTTGATCTTATGCTCAGGCTTCATAAGCTGCTAGGTAACAG aTGGTCACTTATTGCAGGTAGACTTCCGGGAAGAACAGCTAATGATGTGAAAAACTATTGGAATACACACCTCCTCAAAAAGGGAAGTTCACACATCACCAAGCTGAAAGAAAAGCCCCAAGATATGGTGAAAGTGAACGTAATAAAGCCACAACCTTGGACCTTCTCCAAAAACTTAACTTGGTTAAGTGGGAAACCTGCAATTGTAGGAAGCTTTCAAAAAAAGGAAGATATCAGAGACATATCTCAAACACCAATGCAATCGGAGAGTAGGATTAACTGGTGGGAAAGCTTGTCAAATTGCGGGGAACTTGATGAGAGAGCCACATGTACGCAATGTGGCAGGTTGAATGAAGTGCCCAAAGAAACCTTTTGGGCGGAGGAAATGGTACCAGAGGCAAAAGTTGTGGGGGACACTCTAGATGAGGATGTCCTGAATTATTGGGGTGACTTATCTCTTGATATGGACCTTTGGGAGGTTCTCAATGCAGAATAG